The Phyllostomus discolor isolate MPI-MPIP mPhyDis1 chromosome 4, mPhyDis1.pri.v3, whole genome shotgun sequence genome window below encodes:
- the CFLAR gene encoding CASP8 and FADD-like apoptosis regulator isoform X2 has translation MCTLHRTCHLRRERLQNGRSKEQRLVVRQPDIQREPVKTSIQESGASLPRHIPEERYRMQSKPLGICLIIDCIGNDTELLQNTFTSLGYEVRCFLLLSMENIIQILREVAHMPRHQDYDSFVCVLMSRGNSHSVFGVDPSPSGLPLDHIRRMFMGDTCPYLVGKPKLFFIQNYVKTEYHPEDCGILEVDGPAVNNVDSKARQPGPCMVHREADFLWSLCRADVSLLERPSISPSVYLQFLAKKLWQERRRPLVELHIELNNSVYNWNRGVSDKERYYVSLQHTLRKELILSCN, from the exons ATGTGTACCTTACACAGGACCTGTCATCTAAGAAGAGAAAGG CTTCAGAATGGGAGAAGTAAAGAACAGAGACTCGTGGTGAGACAGCCTGACATTCAAA GAGAACCAGTGAAGACATCCATTCAAGAATCAGGAGCATCTTTGCCTCGG CACATACCAGAAGAAAGATACAGGATGCAGAGCAAACCCTTAGGAATCTGCTTGATAATTGACTGCATCGGCAATGACACAG agctTCTTCAGAATACCTTCACTTCCCTGGGCTATGAAGTCCGGTGTTTCTTGCTTCTGTCTATGGAAAACATAATTCAGATTCTCCGCGAAGTTGCCCATATGCCTCGACACCAAGACTACGACAGCTTCGTGTGTGTCCTGATGAGCCGAGGGAACTCCCACAGCGTGTTTGGTGTGGACCCGTCTCCCTCAGGGTTACCTTTAGATCACATCAGGAGGATGTTCATGGGAGACACATGCCCTTATCTGGTAGGAAAGCCAAAACTCTTTTTCATTCAGAACTATGTGAAGACAGAGTACCATCCGGAGGACTGTGGCATCCTGGAGGTGGATGGGCCAGCAGTGAACAACGTGGACTCCAAGGCAAGGCAGCCTGGGCCCTGCATGGTTCACCGAGAAGCTGACTTCCTCTGGAGCTTGTGCAGAGCAGACGTGTCTCTGCTGGAGCGGCCCTCCATCTCGCCATCCGTGTACCTGCAGTTTCTCGCCAAAAAACTGTGGCAAGAAAG AAGACGACCACTTGTGGAACTCCACATTGAACTGAATAACAGTGTATATAACTGGAACAGAGGAGTGTCTGATAAAGAGAGGTACTACGTCAGTCTGCAGCATACCCTGAGAAAAGAACTCATTCTCTCCTGCAATTGA
- the CFLAR gene encoding CASP8 and FADD-like apoptosis regulator isoform X3 — MKLVASWPSVNWTGVSFLQFLERTLYTTNTMSAEVIHQIEEALDDDEKEMLLFLCRDVAVDVTACNVRDLLDSLNERGNLTVMGLAELLYRVRRFDLLKRILKMDKMTVEAYLLRHPHLISDYRVLMTEIGDNLDNSDMSSLIFLMRDYMGRSKTAKNKDKSFLDLVMELEKLSLVAPDQLDLLERCLKTIHRIDLKTKIQKYKQSAQATGTNYINALQASLPNLSLKDPSYNLRDRFRGELSFES; from the exons ATGAAGTTAGTAGCCTCATGGCCTTCTGTTAACTGGACTGGAGTCTCATTTCTGCAGTTCCTTGAAAGGACCCTCTACACAACCAACACGATGTCGGCTGAGGTCATCCATCAGATTGAAGAGGCACTTGATGACGATGAGAAGGAGATGCTTCTTTTTCTGTGTCGGGATGTTGCTGTAGATGTGACTGCATGTAATGTCAGGGACCTTTTGGATAGTTTAAATGAGAGAGGAAACCTGACTGTCATGGGCCTGGCTGAGCTGCTCTACAGAGTAAGGCGGTTTGACTTGCTCAAGAGGATCTTGAAGATGGACAAAATGACCGTGGAGGCCTACCTGCTCAGGCACCCTCATCTCATTTCAGACTACAG AGTACTGATGACTGAGATTGGTGACAATTTGGATAACTCAGATATGTCctcattaatttttctcatgaGGGATTATATGGGCCGAAGCAAGACAGCCAAGAACAAAGATAag AGTTTCTTGGATCTTGTGATGGAATTGGAGAAACTAAGTCTGGTTGCTCCAGATCAATTGGATTTATTAGAAAGATGCCTAAAGACCATCCACAGAATAGACCTGAAGACAAAAATCCAGAAATACAAGCAGTCTG CTCAAGCAACAGGAACAAATTATATAAATgctctccaggcctctctcccaaACCTGAGTCTTAAGGATCCTTCTTATAACCTAAGG GATAGATTCAGAGGAGAACTGTCATTTGAAAGCTGA
- the CFLAR gene encoding CASP8 and FADD-like apoptosis regulator isoform X1: MKLVASWPSVNWTGVSFLQFLERTLYTTNTMSAEVIHQIEEALDDDEKEMLLFLCRDVAVDVTACNVRDLLDSLNERGNLTVMGLAELLYRVRRFDLLKRILKMDKMTVEAYLLRHPHLISDYRVLMTEIGDNLDNSDMSSLIFLMRDYMGRSKTAKNKDKSFLDLVMELEKLSLVAPDQLDLLERCLKTIHRIDLKTKIQKYKQSAQATGTNYINALQASLPNLSLKDPSYNLRLQNGRSKEQRLVVRQPDIQREPVKTSIQESGASLPRHIPEERYRMQSKPLGICLIIDCIGNDTELLQNTFTSLGYEVRCFLLLSMENIIQILREVAHMPRHQDYDSFVCVLMSRGNSHSVFGVDPSPSGLPLDHIRRMFMGDTCPYLVGKPKLFFIQNYVKTEYHPEDCGILEVDGPAVNNVDSKARQPGPCMVHREADFLWSLCRADVSLLERPSISPSVYLQFLAKKLWQERRRPLVELHIELNNSVYNWNRGVSDKERYYVSLQHTLRKELILSCN; this comes from the exons ATGAAGTTAGTAGCCTCATGGCCTTCTGTTAACTGGACTGGAGTCTCATTTCTGCAGTTCCTTGAAAGGACCCTCTACACAACCAACACGATGTCGGCTGAGGTCATCCATCAGATTGAAGAGGCACTTGATGACGATGAGAAGGAGATGCTTCTTTTTCTGTGTCGGGATGTTGCTGTAGATGTGACTGCATGTAATGTCAGGGACCTTTTGGATAGTTTAAATGAGAGAGGAAACCTGACTGTCATGGGCCTGGCTGAGCTGCTCTACAGAGTAAGGCGGTTTGACTTGCTCAAGAGGATCTTGAAGATGGACAAAATGACCGTGGAGGCCTACCTGCTCAGGCACCCTCATCTCATTTCAGACTACAG AGTACTGATGACTGAGATTGGTGACAATTTGGATAACTCAGATATGTCctcattaatttttctcatgaGGGATTATATGGGCCGAAGCAAGACAGCCAAGAACAAAGATAag AGTTTCTTGGATCTTGTGATGGAATTGGAGAAACTAAGTCTGGTTGCTCCAGATCAATTGGATTTATTAGAAAGATGCCTAAAGACCATCCACAGAATAGACCTGAAGACAAAAATCCAGAAATACAAGCAGTCTG CTCAAGCAACAGGAACAAATTATATAAATgctctccaggcctctctcccaaACCTGAGTCTTAAGGATCCTTCTTATAACCTAAGG CTTCAGAATGGGAGAAGTAAAGAACAGAGACTCGTGGTGAGACAGCCTGACATTCAAA GAGAACCAGTGAAGACATCCATTCAAGAATCAGGAGCATCTTTGCCTCGG CACATACCAGAAGAAAGATACAGGATGCAGAGCAAACCCTTAGGAATCTGCTTGATAATTGACTGCATCGGCAATGACACAG agctTCTTCAGAATACCTTCACTTCCCTGGGCTATGAAGTCCGGTGTTTCTTGCTTCTGTCTATGGAAAACATAATTCAGATTCTCCGCGAAGTTGCCCATATGCCTCGACACCAAGACTACGACAGCTTCGTGTGTGTCCTGATGAGCCGAGGGAACTCCCACAGCGTGTTTGGTGTGGACCCGTCTCCCTCAGGGTTACCTTTAGATCACATCAGGAGGATGTTCATGGGAGACACATGCCCTTATCTGGTAGGAAAGCCAAAACTCTTTTTCATTCAGAACTATGTGAAGACAGAGTACCATCCGGAGGACTGTGGCATCCTGGAGGTGGATGGGCCAGCAGTGAACAACGTGGACTCCAAGGCAAGGCAGCCTGGGCCCTGCATGGTTCACCGAGAAGCTGACTTCCTCTGGAGCTTGTGCAGAGCAGACGTGTCTCTGCTGGAGCGGCCCTCCATCTCGCCATCCGTGTACCTGCAGTTTCTCGCCAAAAAACTGTGGCAAGAAAG AAGACGACCACTTGTGGAACTCCACATTGAACTGAATAACAGTGTATATAACTGGAACAGAGGAGTGTCTGATAAAGAGAGGTACTACGTCAGTCTGCAGCATACCCTGAGAAAAGAACTCATTCTCTCCTGCAATTGA